TGGCTATTTTCTGGAGACGGGATAGTTAGAATAGAAAAATACCTAGATAGTTTCTATCTAGGTATTTTTGATAATGATATGCAAGTTGTTTACTCAATCACCAACATGCCGTCTTTGACTGCAAATGGGTCTTTTTCATTGATGCGGTCGTAAAACATGATGCCGTTAATATGGTCGATTTCATGTTGAACAACAATTGCGTTATAGCCCTTGAGCTTGATACGATGCTTTTGACCGTCTTTGTCAAAGTAATCCACGGTCACTCGCGCATGCCGAACCACGTAGCCCGGTACTTCTCGATCGACTGACAGACAGCCTTCACCATCAGCTAAAGCTGCATCCTGAACGGAGTGAGCTACAATCTTAGGATTGTACATCAGCGTTTGCAGACTATAAGCTTCCTTAGGCGGATTGCCCTCTTCGTCCTCAGGATTTGGGACCAAAACAGCAATTAAGCGTTTGGAAATGTCCAGCTGGGGAGCAGCTAGACCAACACCGCCGCGAAGCCCCATTTTTTCTGCCATGACTGGATCCTGGGAATGCTTGAGAAATTGCATCATCTTCTCGCCCAGAATGATGTCCTGATCAGACAGAGGGAAGCTGACTTCCTCAGCGACAGCGCGCAGGGTCGGATTGCCCTCGCGGATAATGTCCTTCATATCAATTAAATGGGCTGGTTTGGTTAATCTTTCAATAACAGATGTTTTTTCACTCACAGACATGATTCTCTCCTTTTTCTATCCTTCATCATAACATAAAACCTGCAAGAAATAAAGGCGGGAGCGGTTTTGACTGGCTGGCGGTGCCTGATTTTGAATGGAGCGACAGCGACCCATAATATTCCTGACAAAGAAATTGCGTCTTGACCCAAAAAACTGTATGATAGAGGTAGTGTGAATTTTAAAGGAAAATAGAATGAAAAAATTGATGGAAAAGGTGAGTATCCTCTCGCTTTCTTTGATTCTGACGACGGCTTTTTCGATTTCCAGTGCCCAGTCGGCCATGTTTGCTTTTTATAAGGGGATTCCAGAAAGTTGGGTAGAACTTCTAGTTTCTTTGCCTTCGGCTGGGATTATGCTGATGTTGCTGTTTAATAGGGTCATTGAAAAATACCTGACAGAGCGTCAGATGATTGTGAGCGGGCTTCTGATCTTTTCACTTTGCGGACTTCTTCCTCTTCTTAATCAGTCTTACTGGCTTATGTTTGTATCTCGGCTTGTCTTTGGGATGGGAATTGGTCTGCTCAATGCCAAGGCGATTTCGATTGTGAGCGAGCGCTACAAGGGGCAGGAACGCGTTCGGCTTTTAGGACTGAGGGGATCAGCAGAAGTAGTCGGGACAGCCCTCTTGACTTTTGGCGTCAGTCGGCTTCTTCCTCTCGGTTGGCAGGCTGCCTTTCTCGTCTATAGCTTCGGACTGGTGGTCTTGGTGCTATATCTGCTTTTTGTCCCTTATAACAAGGTCTCTGAAAAGCAGCAAGAACAGTTTGAATCGACTCCCAAGCTAAGCAGTCAGAATTGGCAGCTGAGTCTAGCTTTTGCCTTTGTGGCGGGGGTTATTGTGCTGACCTATATTGCCATCAATGTGCGGGTGCCGGGGATTGTAGAGAAGTCTGGCATGGGGACAGCCCAAACTGCAGGCGTGATTCTTTCCTTAATGCAGTTGATTGGGATTGCAGCGGGCATCAGCTTTGCTAGTTTGACCCGTCTTTTTAGAGATAAACTGCTGATGCTTTCTGGTCTGGTTTTTGGACTGAGTCAGATTATCATTGGCTTCTCACCTAATCTCTTGTCACTCAGCATGGCTACTATTAGCGCCGGCTTTGTCTATAGTGTCGGTCTGACGACCATTTTTTACACCCTGTCCGAGCGCATTTCCGCCCACCTCCTCAATCAAGCCACTTCTATCGTGATTTTAGGTTGCAGTATTGGAGCAACGGCCACTACATTTGTCCTCAGTTTCATTGGGAGATTCTCTAACGCCCCAGCCTTTATCTTCAGCGTTTTGGGGCTGGCTATGATTTTGACCTCGCTCTTTGTGCTAAGATTTAGCAAAGAAAAGAGCGGAATGGCTTCAGAAAGTTAGGAGGTTATACGATGCGTCTGGATAAATTTTTAGCAGAAAATGGTCTGGGCTCACGCGCTCAGGTCAAGCAGCTTCTAAAGAAAGGGCTGGTTTTGGTCAATGGCAGAGTAGAGAAATCACCTAAGACCCAGATTGATGAGACAGCAGATGAGATTGTCGTTTCTGGCCAAAGGTTGACCTATGAAAAATTCGTTTACTACCTTCTCAACAAGCCGCAGGGAGTCATTTCGGCGACAGAGGATGACCGTCATAAGACAGTTCTGGACTTGCTAGACGAGACTGCCCGTCAGAAAGAAGTTTTTCCTGTCGGCCGTTTGGATATTGATACCCACGGCCTTCTCCTTCTGACCAATAATGGCAAGCTAGCCCATGCCATGCTGTCACCCAAAAAGCACGTCGAAAAAATCTACCGAGCTCAAGTGGCAGGCCTGATGAACCAAGCAGATGTAGAGCGCTTTGCTGCAGGAATAGAACTGAAAGACTTCACCTGTCAGCCAGCTCAGCTCAAGATTTTAGAGCTGGACGAGGCAAAAGAGACTTCTCTCGTAGAAATTACTCTAGCTGAAGGAAAATTTCACCAGGTCAAGCGCATGGTGGCTGCCTGCGGAAAAGAAGTTACGGATCTTCAGCGTCTCACGATGGGGCCCCTACAGTTGGATCCCGCACTAGCTCTTGGAGAATGGCGGAGGCTGACCGAGATAGAAATGCTTTCTTTAGAAATCTTTGGGGTTGAATTGTAAATGAAAGAGCCTGAATTCCTCATACAAAAGATTTGAAACAGAATCATTTGACAAAGGTAGCCCTTCTTGGTAGAATAAGTATGTCGTAAAGACAAATAACTTCTTCTTGGTTGCAGGACATGCCAAACCTGCCACTCGGATGAAGCGTAAAGAAAAGGAGTATATCATGGCAATCTCAAAAGAGAAAAAAAATGAAATCATTGCACAATACGCACGTCACGAAGGTGACACTGGTTCAGTAGAGGTACAAGTTGCTGTCCTTACTTGGGAAATCAACCACCTCAACGACCACATCAAACAACACAAAAAAGACCACGCTACTTACCGTGGCTTGATGAAGAAAATCGGTCGCCGTCGTAACCTCTTGGCTTACCTTCGTAAGAACGACGTTAACCGTTACCGTGAGTTGATCAACTCTCTTGGACTTCGTCGCTAATCTGCTTTATTTTCCACTTACATTGCCTTGTCACCTTACCTCGATATACTCAAGTATTATCTTCATACTCAAGTATTATCTTCGGGTACGGTTCCTAGCACTGTAAGGTAAAATAAACCAGAATGATCTCCCTTCGGGGAGATTTTTTTGTTTTCACTAGGATCTTAGTCCGATCTCAAATCAGCTCTCTGGATTCAGAGGGCTTTTCCTTAGTCTTGATTCTAACTCAGTCAGACTCTTTTTGTGGTCCAAAAAAGCCCTTCTATTATTTTAGAAGAACTTTTTATATCAGAAATTTTACTCTTTCAAGAATTTTTGGATGGCAGGAGCGGCAGTGATAGCAAATCTTTCGTCGATACGGTGCTCTCCACCTTCTACTGTGACCAGCTCTGCATTTGGAATAGTCTGACTCGCTTGAACAGCATACTGGTAGGGCACGACTGCATCATCAGTTCCGTGGATAATGAGGGTTGGAGCTGTGATGTTGGCCTGCTCTGCTTGGATGTCAATGTCTAAGGCATCGATTAGGTAAATCTTGCCCAGAGTGGTATTGTGGTGTGTCAGGCTGTCTGGAAGTTGATCGAAGTCGGGACTTCCAAGCTCGCGGTAGGTTTCCTTGGCATCGTCAAAAAGAACGAAAGCTGGAAAGATGAGCAAGAGTTTGTGTACGCGGTCCGGATAAGTAGCAGCATAGAGACTGGCAACGACACCACCTTGGCTAGCACCGAATAAGCTCATTTTGCTCTTATCTACAAAGGTCTCAGAACTCAGCTTTTCCATGACTTGAGTCAAGTCTGTGAGTTCGGTCTTGACCGACATATTAAGCATGTCTTGTCCACCGCTTTTCGATTGGCGACTGCCGCCGTAGAAATCAAAGCTGTAAACCAGATAACCTTGCTTTGCCAGCAGCTGGCTGTACATTTCATATTGCTCAAGGGTGTTGTTCAATCCATGCGCGATAACAATAGTCGGCAATTTTTTACTCTTGTAGTCACGAGAAGCAGTAATCTTTCCGTAGAGTTGCTTGTCATCGTATGAAATACTGTA
This window of the Streptococcus sanguinis genome carries:
- the def gene encoding peptide deformylase: MSVSEKTSVIERLTKPAHLIDMKDIIREGNPTLRAVAEEVSFPLSDQDIILGEKMMQFLKHSQDPVMAEKMGLRGGVGLAAPQLDISKRLIAVLVPNPEDEEGNPPKEAYSLQTLMYNPKIVAHSVQDAALADGEGCLSVDREVPGYVVRHARVTVDYFDKDGQKHRIKLKGYNAIVVQHEIDHINGIMFYDRINEKDPFAVKDGMLVIE
- a CDS encoding alpha/beta hydrolase family protein; this translates as MKYIWVFLAALCLAGLGLFFWHSQTKPNPTPSTPETTQTSSSEKSDKQPTPTEDIVSEEYSISYDDKQLYGKITASRDYKSKKLPTIVIAHGLNNTLEQYEMYSQLLAKQGYLVYSFDFYGGSRQSKSGGQDMLNMSVKTELTDLTQVMEKLSSETFVDKSKMSLFGASQGGVVASLYAATYPDRVHKLLLIFPAFVLFDDAKETYRELGSPDFDQLPDSLTHHNTTLGKIYLIDALDIDIQAEQANITAPTLIIHGTDDAVVPYQYAVQASQTIPNAELVTVEGGEHRIDERFAITAAPAIQKFLKE
- the rpsO gene encoding 30S ribosomal protein S15, with product MAISKEKKNEIIAQYARHEGDTGSVEVQVAVLTWEINHLNDHIKQHKKDHATYRGLMKKIGRRRNLLAYLRKNDVNRYRELINSLGLRR
- a CDS encoding pseudouridine synthase: MRLDKFLAENGLGSRAQVKQLLKKGLVLVNGRVEKSPKTQIDETADEIVVSGQRLTYEKFVYYLLNKPQGVISATEDDRHKTVLDLLDETARQKEVFPVGRLDIDTHGLLLLTNNGKLAHAMLSPKKHVEKIYRAQVAGLMNQADVERFAAGIELKDFTCQPAQLKILELDEAKETSLVEITLAEGKFHQVKRMVAACGKEVTDLQRLTMGPLQLDPALALGEWRRLTEIEMLSLEIFGVEL
- a CDS encoding MFS transporter, whose protein sequence is MKKLMEKVSILSLSLILTTAFSISSAQSAMFAFYKGIPESWVELLVSLPSAGIMLMLLFNRVIEKYLTERQMIVSGLLIFSLCGLLPLLNQSYWLMFVSRLVFGMGIGLLNAKAISIVSERYKGQERVRLLGLRGSAEVVGTALLTFGVSRLLPLGWQAAFLVYSFGLVVLVLYLLFVPYNKVSEKQQEQFESTPKLSSQNWQLSLAFAFVAGVIVLTYIAINVRVPGIVEKSGMGTAQTAGVILSLMQLIGIAAGISFASLTRLFRDKLLMLSGLVFGLSQIIIGFSPNLLSLSMATISAGFVYSVGLTTIFYTLSERISAHLLNQATSIVILGCSIGATATTFVLSFIGRFSNAPAFIFSVLGLAMILTSLFVLRFSKEKSGMASES